A window of Dehalococcoidia bacterium contains these coding sequences:
- a CDS encoding CDP-alcohol phosphatidyltransferase family protein, producing MSSFQELRRKAGRLITDPLVPFISKLRLTPDIMTTIGLVINLIAAVVVGFGHLVAGALIFLLAGLFDLLDGALARYMQKTSSFGALFDSTVDRITEGAMFLSFIFITGTGVWPFNVTLQLVLIFLAMIGSFLTSYIRARAEGLNIDCTVGLFTRVERVIILALGLLLNQVFIALAIVVVLSFVTVGQRFIHVWRQAKK from the coding sequence GTGTCAAGTTTCCAGGAATTACGCAGGAAAGCCGGCCGCTTAATCACCGATCCGCTGGTCCCTTTCATCAGCAAGCTGAGATTAACGCCCGATATTATGACCACTATCGGCCTGGTGATAAACCTGATAGCTGCAGTTGTTGTAGGATTCGGCCATCTCGTGGCAGGAGCCCTTATATTTTTACTGGCCGGGCTGTTCGATCTGCTGGACGGTGCGCTTGCCCGCTATATGCAGAAGACTTCCAGTTTCGGGGCGCTCTTCGACTCCACCGTCGACAGAATCACCGAAGGGGCGATGTTCTTAAGCTTTATCTTCATCACCGGTACCGGTGTTTGGCCTTTCAATGTCACATTACAGCTGGTGCTTATATTCCTGGCCATGATCGGATCATTTCTGACCAGTTATATCAGGGCCAGGGCCGAGGGACTTAATATCGATTGCACGGTCGGCTTGTTTACGCGTGTTGAGAGGGTTATAATATTAGCGCTCGGACTGCTCCTAAACCAGGTGTTCATAGCACTGGCCATAGTGGTAGTCCTTTCTTTTGTGACCGTCGGGCAGCGGTTTATACACGTCTGGCGGCAGGCAAAAAAATAA